In Euphorbia lathyris chromosome 9, ddEupLath1.1, whole genome shotgun sequence, the following are encoded in one genomic region:
- the LOC136205846 gene encoding cation/calcium exchanger 2 translates to MGILVSTSERKRYRLFLNISFLIVACIFLIIQLNSPKFLVLRSSQPSSENSEEACNELQQSIGGYKAKCDRLKSHNPCVSEGYIDYLYLFYCNFGRFPLVGYALLFLWLLVLFYLLGNTAAEYFCSSLEKLSGLLKLSPTIAGVTLLSLGNGAPDVFASLVSFMGGNGRSDVGFNTVLGGASFTPCIVVGIISILVKNKDIKVSKRAFVRDISFFLVVLGFLGFILIHGKINLPGAMGFLSLYIFYVVLVYSLDARDTERDHDSSCESDLSIPILSRMEKGKRNFTVIEAEEGEEEEEESSIKRSCFCYPLSAPCSVLVCILESPLYLPRRLTIPVICEKKWSKPIAVASVTLAPLLLSAVSKPLSSSKNSSVFYGIGLLVGVILGVIAYATTEKSNPPKRCLLPWITGGFLMSVVWSYIIAQELVALLVSLGYIFNLSPSILGLTVLAWGNSLGDLITNLTMALKGGSEGAQVAISGCYAGPIFNILFGLGLSLVSSTWQNFPSSVVIEKDPYLLETLCFLVAGLIWGLVILPSRKMRLDAVLGGGLIGIYLVAVSVRLIQTLGSLQFQDIYMHLQN, encoded by the coding sequence ATGGGTATCTTGGTCTCTACATCTGAGCGAAAAAGATACAGACTTTTCTTGAACATCTCCTTTCTCATTGTGGCATGCATTTTCCTAATTATACAGTTAAATTCTCCCAAATTTCTTGTTCTTAGAAGTTCTCAACCTTCTAGTGAAAACAGTGAAGAGGCTTGCAATGAGTTGCAGCAAAGTATAGGAGGCTACAAAGCCAAGTGTGATCGCCTTAAATCACATAATCCCTGTGTATCTGAAGGCTATATTGACTATCTCTACCTTTTCTATTGCAATTTTGGGAGATTTCCCCTTGTGGGTTATGCTCTTCTGTTTCTCTGGCTTTTAGTTCTGTTCTATTTGTTAGGGAACACAGCAGCTGAATATTTCTGTTCTTCTCTTGAAAAATTATCTGGGTTATTGAAATTGTCCCCTACAATTGCTGGGGTTACCCTTCTTTCTTTAGGGAATGGTGCCCCAGATGTGTTTGCTAGCCTTGTCTCCTTCATGGGTGGAAATGGAAGAAGTGATGTTGGGTTCAATACAGTGCTGGGAGGTGCTTCTTTTACACCCTGTATTGTGGTTGGAATTATAAGCATTTTGGTGAAGAATAAAGACATTAAAGTCAGCAAGCGTGCCTTTGTTAGagatatttctttctttcttgtaGTTCTTGGATTTTTAGGCTTCATTTTGATCCATGGGAAGATCAATCTTCCTGGTGCAATGGGTTTTTTGTCCTTGTATATTTTCTATGTGGTTCTTGTTTACTCTCTGGATGCAAGAGACACTGAAAGGGATCATGATTCAAGTTGTGAAAGTGATTTAAGCATACCCATTTTGAGCAGAATGGAAAAGGGAAAAAGGAATTTCACAGTGATAGAagcagaagaaggagaagaagaagaagaggagtcTTCAATTAAAAGGAGTTGTTTCTGTTATCCATTATCTGCTCCTTGTAGTGTCCtagtttgcatacttgaatcGCCTCTTTACTTGCCAAGAAGATTGACAATTCCTGTGATTTGTGAAAAGAAATGGTCCAAACCAATTGCAGTTGCTTCAGTGACATTAGCTCCACTTCTGTTATCAGCTGTTTCCAAACCTCTTTCCAGCTCCAAAAACAGTTCAGTTTTCTATGGAATTGGGTTACTAGTAGGTGTAATATTAGGAGTGATTGCATATGCAACAACAGAGAAATCAAACCCACCAAAGAGATGCCTATTACCTTGGATAACAGGAGGTTTCCTAATGAGTGTGGTATGGAGTTACATCATAGCACAAGAATTAGTAGCCCTGTTAGTTTCCCTTGGATACATATTCAACCTTAGCCCTTCAATTCTAGGGCTAACAGTCCTAGCTTGGGGGAATTCATTAGGTGATTTGATAACCAATTTGACAATGGCATTGAAAGGAGGTTCAGAAGGTGCACAAGTAGCCATATCAGGTTGCTATGCAGGACCAATTTTCAACATTCTATTTGGTCTGGGATTGTCACTTGTTAGCTCAACATGGCAGAATTTTCCATCTTCAGTTGTGATAGAAAAGGATCCATATCTGTTGGAGACACTATGCTTTCTTGTAGCTGGATTGATTTGGGGGCTTGTGATCTTACCAAGCAGAAAAATGAGGCTTGATGCAGTGTTGGGAGGAGGtcttattggtatttatttggtTGCTGTTTCTGTTAGGCTCATTCAAACACTTGGTTCTTTGCAATTTCAAGACATTTATATGCACTTACAAAATTAG